From the Gordonia bronchialis DSM 43247 genome, one window contains:
- a CDS encoding NUDIX hydrolase yields MSKPEKTVWAAGGVLWRPTADGVEVGIVHRPRYDDWTLPKGKGESGETLIDTAVREIAEETGYSVRLGRHLRDVSYDLDHARKHVRYWSARAVGGEFEANHEVDDLRWLDVTKAPQHLSYALDRKILREFTRLPADLHTLLLVRHAKAGQRSRYRGDDRLRPLDKVGTAQAEALVGLLRAFGAQVLHAADRVRCRQTLEPLAAALRTDIESEPALSEEAYRADPSGAHKRIREIAADSGSVHAVCSQGKVIPPLMDWWSDHDGFPLPAARNRKGSVWVLSVHDGTVVAADHIASALPTVLVP; encoded by the coding sequence ATGTCCAAGCCAGAGAAAACCGTGTGGGCCGCAGGCGGCGTCCTGTGGCGACCGACCGCAGACGGCGTCGAGGTCGGGATCGTCCACCGGCCCCGCTATGACGACTGGACGCTGCCGAAGGGAAAGGGCGAGTCGGGCGAAACGCTCATCGACACCGCGGTACGCGAGATCGCCGAGGAGACCGGGTATTCGGTTCGACTGGGACGCCATCTACGCGACGTGAGCTACGACCTCGACCACGCGCGCAAGCATGTCCGGTACTGGTCGGCCCGGGCCGTCGGTGGTGAATTCGAAGCCAATCACGAGGTCGACGATCTCCGTTGGCTCGACGTGACCAAGGCACCCCAACATCTGAGTTACGCCCTGGACCGCAAGATACTGCGCGAGTTCACCCGGCTCCCAGCCGATCTGCACACGCTGCTGCTCGTCCGGCACGCCAAGGCGGGTCAGCGGTCGCGCTACCGTGGCGACGATCGGCTGCGTCCGCTCGACAAGGTGGGCACCGCGCAGGCCGAGGCGCTCGTGGGGTTGCTGCGCGCCTTCGGGGCACAGGTACTGCATGCCGCCGACCGTGTGCGGTGCCGACAGACCCTGGAACCGCTGGCCGCCGCGCTGCGGACCGACATCGAATCCGAGCCGGCCCTCTCCGAGGAGGCCTACCGCGCGGATCCGTCCGGTGCGCACAAGCGGATTCGGGAGATCGCCGCGGACAGCGGTTCCGTCCACGCGGTGTGCAGCCAGGGCAAGGTCATCCCGCCGCTGATGGACTGGTGGTCCGACCACGACGGGTTCCCTCTGCCCGCGGCACGCAATCGCAAGGGCAGCGTGTGGGTGCTCTCGGTGCACGACGGGACCGTCGTTGCCGCCGATCACATCGCGAGTGCGCTGCCCACGGTTCTCGTTCCCTGA
- a CDS encoding HU family DNA-binding protein: MNKAELIDELTKKLDADRKTATEAVELIVDTIVRAVNKGESVTITGFGVFEKRRRAPRVARNPRTGETVKVRATSVPAFRPGAQFKAVVAGKQKLAATGPAVKRGSGATSAPAKKAAPAKKTAAKKAAPAKKTAAKKAPAKTTAAKKAAPAKKTAAKKAAAKKATAAKKAPAKKAAPAKKTAAKKAPAKRTRR; the protein is encoded by the coding sequence ATGAACAAGGCAGAGCTCATCGATGAGCTGACCAAGAAGCTCGACGCGGATCGCAAGACTGCGACCGAGGCAGTCGAGCTGATCGTCGACACGATCGTGCGGGCGGTGAACAAGGGTGAGAGCGTGACGATCACCGGGTTCGGCGTCTTCGAGAAGCGTCGTCGCGCACCGCGCGTGGCACGCAACCCGCGTACCGGTGAGACCGTGAAGGTCCGCGCCACATCGGTTCCGGCGTTCCGTCCGGGCGCACAGTTCAAGGCCGTCGTGGCCGGCAAGCAGAAGCTCGCCGCCACCGGTCCCGCGGTGAAGCGGGGCAGCGGCGCCACCTCCGCTCCGGCGAAGAAGGCGGCTCCGGCCAAGAAGACCGCGGCCAAGAAGGCGGCTCCGGCCAAGAAGACCGCGGCCAAGAAGGCTCCTGCCAAGACCACCGCAGCCAAGAAGGCGGCACCGGCCAAGAAGACCGCGGCCAAGAAGGCTGCGGCGAAGAAGGCCACCGCAGCCAAGAAGGCTCCGGCCAAGAAGGCGGCTCCCGCCAAGAAGACCGCGGCCAAGAAGGCTCCGGCCAAGCGCACCCGCCGCTGA
- the leuD gene encoding 3-isopropylmalate dehydratase small subunit, whose translation MQPFTEHTGIGVPLRRSNVDTDQIIPAVYLKRVTRTGFEDGLFAGWRADPDFILNNEPWRRGSVLVAGPDFGTGSSREHAVWALSDFGFRVVISSRFADIFRGNAGKAGLVAAQVEQSDVELLWKRLEEQPGLEVTVSLVDKTVTAADLVVPLAIDDYTRWRLLEGLDDIGLTLRQVEAISAYESQRPAWKPVTLPA comes from the coding sequence ATGCAACCATTCACCGAACACACCGGAATCGGCGTCCCGCTGCGCCGCAGCAACGTCGACACCGACCAGATCATCCCGGCCGTCTACCTGAAGCGCGTGACGCGCACCGGTTTTGAGGACGGACTCTTCGCCGGATGGCGTGCCGATCCGGACTTCATCCTCAACAACGAACCGTGGCGGCGCGGCTCGGTCCTGGTGGCCGGCCCTGACTTCGGAACCGGGTCGTCACGCGAACATGCCGTCTGGGCGCTGTCGGACTTCGGCTTTCGGGTCGTCATCTCCTCGCGCTTCGCCGACATCTTCCGCGGCAACGCCGGGAAGGCGGGTCTGGTGGCCGCGCAGGTGGAGCAGTCCGACGTCGAACTGCTCTGGAAGCGACTCGAGGAGCAGCCGGGGCTGGAAGTCACGGTGAGCCTTGTGGATAAGACCGTCACGGCCGCAGACCTCGTGGTGCCGTTGGCAATTGATGACTACACGAGGTGGCGTCTGCTGGAGGGTCTCGACGACATCGGGCTGACATTGCGCCAGGTAGAGGCGATTTCTGCGTACGAGTCGCAGCGGCCCGCCTGGAAACCGGTGACGTTGCCGGCCTGA
- the leuC gene encoding 3-isopropylmalate dehydratase large subunit, with product MSNSTAKPRTLAEKVWEDHVVVPGEADASGAQNPDLIYIDLHLVHEVTSPQAFEGLRLAGRPVRRPDLTIATEDHNVPTLDIFSPIADEVSRTQVETLRRNCAEFGIRLHPMGDAEQGIVHVVGPQLGLTQPGMTVVCGDSHTSTHGAFGALAMGIGTSEVEHVLATQTLSLRPFKTMAITVDGELPSGVTSKDLILAVIAKIGTGGGQGYVLEYRGPAIEKLSMEARMTICNMSIEAGARAGMIAPDQVTYDFLKGRPNAPTGADWDAAVQYWDSLRTDPGAEFDAEVHIDASALTPFVTWGTNPGQGAPLGAVVPDPADMGDENASTAASKALEYMDLTPGMPLRDIKVDTVFVGSCTNGRIEDLRAVAEILKGRKVAEGMRMLIVPGSMRVRAQAEDEGLGDIFEHAGAEWRQAGCSMCLGMNPDQLSPGERCASTSNRNFEGRQGKGGRTHLVSPAVAAATAVRGTLSSPDDL from the coding sequence ATGAGTAACAGCACAGCAAAGCCACGGACTCTTGCCGAGAAGGTGTGGGAGGACCACGTCGTGGTGCCCGGTGAGGCCGACGCCTCCGGCGCGCAGAACCCCGACCTCATCTACATCGATCTCCATCTCGTGCACGAGGTCACCAGTCCGCAGGCATTCGAGGGCCTGCGCCTCGCGGGCCGGCCGGTCCGCCGCCCGGATCTGACGATTGCCACCGAGGACCACAACGTCCCGACCCTCGACATCTTCTCACCGATCGCCGACGAGGTGTCGCGCACACAGGTCGAGACCTTGCGTCGCAACTGCGCGGAGTTCGGAATCCGGCTGCACCCCATGGGTGATGCCGAGCAGGGCATCGTGCACGTGGTGGGTCCGCAGCTCGGTCTCACCCAGCCGGGCATGACGGTCGTGTGCGGTGACAGCCACACCTCCACGCACGGCGCCTTCGGCGCGCTGGCGATGGGTATCGGCACCTCCGAGGTCGAACACGTCCTGGCGACGCAGACGCTTTCGTTGCGCCCGTTCAAGACGATGGCCATCACCGTCGACGGCGAACTGCCCTCCGGTGTCACGAGCAAGGACCTGATCCTGGCCGTCATCGCCAAGATCGGGACCGGTGGCGGGCAGGGTTATGTCCTCGAGTACCGCGGTCCGGCCATCGAGAAGCTCTCGATGGAAGCGCGAATGACCATCTGCAACATGTCGATCGAGGCCGGGGCACGTGCCGGGATGATCGCGCCCGATCAGGTCACCTATGACTTCCTGAAGGGTCGCCCCAACGCTCCGACGGGGGCCGATTGGGATGCCGCAGTGCAGTATTGGGACAGCCTGCGCACCGATCCGGGAGCCGAGTTCGACGCCGAGGTGCACATCGATGCGTCCGCGCTGACGCCGTTCGTCACCTGGGGAACCAACCCCGGCCAGGGTGCGCCACTCGGCGCGGTGGTGCCCGACCCGGCGGACATGGGTGACGAGAACGCGTCCACCGCCGCCTCGAAGGCGTTGGAGTACATGGATCTCACCCCCGGGATGCCGCTGCGCGACATCAAGGTCGACACCGTCTTCGTCGGTTCTTGTACCAACGGTCGTATCGAGGATCTGCGCGCCGTCGCCGAGATCCTCAAGGGCCGCAAGGTGGCCGAGGGCATGCGGATGCTGATCGTTCCGGGATCGATGCGTGTGCGGGCTCAGGCGGAGGACGAGGGACTCGGCGACATCTTCGAGCACGCGGGCGCCGAGTGGCGTCAGGCCGGTTGCTCGATGTGCCTGGGCATGAACCCCGACCAGCTGTCGCCGGGGGAACGATGCGCCTCCACCTCCAACCGCAACTTCGAAGGGCGACAGGGCAAAGGTGGGCGAACGCACCTCGTCTCGCCGGCGGTGGCCGCCGCCACTGCGGTCCGCGGCACCCTGTCCTCACCCGACGATCTGTGA
- a CDS encoding IclR family transcriptional regulator, protein MGNDSASVVSSGIGVLDKSVAVLHAIAAAPRNLTELCAHTGLPRATAHRLAVGLETHRLLARDATGRWQPGPALGELAASAHDPVTEAALMVLPRLRDITGESVQVYRREGAERVCVAAMEPPTGLRDTVPVGTRFPMSAGSAAKVLLAWTDPPTQRALLHDSVFSERALHEIRRRGWAQSAGERAAGVASVSAPVRDANGDVVAAISVSGPIDRMGRRPGARWAADLLAAADAIHKRLRSSRA, encoded by the coding sequence ATGGGAAATGATAGCGCATCCGTGGTCAGCAGCGGAATCGGTGTGCTCGACAAATCGGTCGCCGTTCTGCACGCGATCGCAGCCGCGCCACGCAATCTCACCGAGTTGTGTGCCCATACCGGTCTGCCCCGGGCAACCGCGCACCGTCTCGCTGTCGGGCTCGAGACCCACCGGCTGCTCGCACGCGACGCCACCGGACGCTGGCAGCCGGGGCCGGCTCTCGGTGAACTCGCCGCGTCCGCGCACGATCCCGTGACCGAAGCGGCGCTGATGGTGTTGCCGCGTCTGCGCGACATCACCGGAGAATCAGTGCAGGTGTACCGGCGCGAGGGCGCCGAGCGGGTCTGCGTGGCCGCGATGGAACCACCCACCGGGCTGCGCGACACGGTGCCGGTGGGCACCCGCTTCCCGATGAGTGCGGGCTCGGCGGCCAAGGTCCTGCTCGCCTGGACCGATCCGCCGACCCAGCGAGCCCTGTTGCACGACAGCGTGTTCAGCGAACGCGCCCTGCATGAGATCCGTCGTCGGGGCTGGGCGCAGAGCGCAGGCGAACGTGCCGCTGGGGTTGCCAGCGTGTCGGCACCCGTGCGCGACGCCAACGGTGACGTGGTCGCGGCGATCTCGGTGTCGGGCCCCATCGACCGGATGGGCCGGCGCCCCGGCGCGCGGTGGGCCGCCGATCTGCTGGCCGCCGCCGACGCAATCCACAAGCGGCTGCGGAGTTCTCGGGCCTGA
- a CDS encoding PPOX class F420-dependent oxidoreductase: MGVNQRSQIVMSEAEITEFVERSRTATLATTGRDGGIHLVAMWYGIIDGEIWFETKAKSQKAVNLRRNARCSILIEDGDTYDTLRGVAIEGTAEILDDPDSCLKVGISVWERYTAPYTEESKPFVEQMMHKRVAVRVVPSRTRSWDHRKLGIPEMPVAGSTAEYLG, from the coding sequence ATGGGAGTCAATCAGCGCAGCCAGATCGTCATGTCCGAAGCCGAGATCACCGAGTTCGTCGAGCGCAGCCGGACCGCCACGCTCGCCACCACCGGACGCGACGGCGGAATCCACCTGGTCGCCATGTGGTACGGGATCATCGACGGCGAGATCTGGTTCGAGACCAAGGCTAAATCACAGAAGGCGGTCAATCTCCGGCGCAACGCCCGATGCTCGATCCTCATCGAGGACGGTGACACCTATGACACCCTGCGCGGCGTCGCCATCGAGGGCACGGCCGAGATCCTCGACGATCCCGACTCCTGCCTCAAGGTGGGGATCAGCGTGTGGGAGCGCTACACCGCCCCCTACACCGAGGAATCCAAACCGTTCGTCGAGCAGATGATGCACAAACGCGTCGCGGTGCGGGTGGTGCCGTCACGGACCCGCTCGTGGGATCACCGCAAGCTGGGTATCCCGGAGATGCCGGTGGCCGGTTCCACCGCCGAGTACCTCGGCTGA
- the gltX gene encoding glutamate--tRNA ligase gives MTGTQGVRVRFCPSPTGTPHVGLVRTALFNFAQARHDEGTFVFRIEDTDAARDSQESYDAILDALRWLGLDWDEGPEVGGPYGPYRQSERREIYADVVARLLAAGEAYHAFSTPEEVEARHRAAGRDPKLGYDNFDRDLTPEQREVYLAEGRKPVVRLRMPDHDITWDDLVRGATTIKAGTVPDFALTRASGDPLYTLVNPVDDAMMKITHVLRGEDLLSSTPRQIALYEALIRIGVAEQVPAFGHLPFVMGEGNKKLSKRDPQSNLFHHRDRGFLPEGLLNYLALLGWGYSHETDVFSLDQMVAAFDVRDVNSNPARFDQKKAEAINAEHIRLLELGDFTTRLKSYLVGQGRLPANADDATLAALAELVQTRIQVLGDAWDLIKFVYVSDEEFEIDEKSANKNLGADAVPVLLATVDAIAELPSWTTPALQEALNAALVDGLELKPRKAFGPVRVAVTGSQVSPPLFESMEILGRDKVLARLTAALEHSEKSL, from the coding sequence ATGACCGGAACCCAGGGTGTACGCGTGCGTTTCTGTCCATCGCCGACCGGGACTCCGCATGTGGGTTTGGTCCGGACGGCGCTGTTCAACTTCGCCCAGGCGCGCCACGACGAGGGCACTTTCGTCTTCCGCATCGAGGACACCGATGCCGCCCGCGACTCCCAGGAGTCCTACGACGCGATCCTCGACGCGCTGCGCTGGCTGGGACTCGACTGGGACGAGGGTCCGGAGGTGGGGGGACCCTACGGGCCCTACCGCCAGTCCGAGCGCCGCGAGATTTACGCCGATGTGGTGGCGAGACTTCTCGCCGCCGGCGAGGCGTATCACGCCTTCTCCACGCCCGAAGAGGTGGAGGCCCGCCACCGCGCCGCCGGGCGTGACCCGAAGCTCGGCTACGACAACTTCGACCGTGACCTCACTCCCGAACAACGCGAGGTCTACCTGGCCGAGGGGCGTAAACCCGTTGTGCGCCTTCGTATGCCGGATCACGACATCACCTGGGACGACCTGGTGCGCGGTGCGACGACGATCAAGGCGGGCACGGTGCCGGACTTCGCGCTGACCCGCGCATCGGGTGATCCGTTGTACACGTTGGTCAATCCGGTGGATGACGCGATGATGAAGATCACCCATGTGCTGCGTGGCGAGGACCTGTTGTCGTCGACGCCGCGTCAGATCGCCCTCTACGAGGCGCTCATCCGGATCGGTGTCGCCGAGCAGGTGCCCGCCTTCGGGCATCTGCCGTTCGTCATGGGAGAGGGCAACAAGAAGCTCTCCAAACGGGATCCGCAGTCCAACTTGTTCCACCACCGCGACCGTGGCTTCCTTCCCGAGGGGCTGCTGAACTACCTCGCGCTGCTCGGCTGGGGCTATTCGCACGAGACCGACGTCTTCAGCCTCGATCAGATGGTCGCCGCCTTCGACGTGCGCGACGTGAACTCCAATCCCGCCCGCTTCGACCAGAAGAAGGCCGAGGCCATCAACGCCGAACACATCCGGCTGCTCGAACTGGGCGACTTCACCACGCGCCTCAAGTCCTATCTCGTCGGGCAGGGCAGGCTGCCCGCCAACGCCGACGATGCGACGCTGGCCGCCCTCGCCGAACTGGTGCAGACCCGCATCCAGGTCCTCGGCGACGCGTGGGATCTGATCAAGTTCGTCTATGTCTCCGACGAGGAGTTCGAGATCGACGAGAAGTCGGCGAACAAGAACCTCGGGGCCGATGCGGTGCCCGTGTTGCTGGCCACCGTCGACGCCATCGCCGAACTGCCGTCGTGGACCACCCCGGCGCTGCAGGAGGCACTCAATGCCGCGCTCGTCGACGGACTTGAACTCAAGCCCCGGAAGGCTTTCGGTCCGGTACGCGTCGCGGTCACCGGCTCACAGGTGAGTCCGCCGCTGTTCGAGTCGATGGAGATCCTGGGACGCGACAAGGTGCTGGCGCGGTTGACCGCAGCCCTCGAGCACAGTGAAAAGAGCCTCTGA
- a CDS encoding alpha/beta fold hydrolase produces MTVARVNGIDLSYEVAGDGPLVVMVMGTGSPGRVWKAHQEPALVKAGFRVVTFDNRGIAPSSECADGFTLDDMVADTAALIEHVGGGPALVVGTSLGARITQELALARPDVVAAAVMIATYGRNTPLQEAISAGERALYDNKITLPPEYEAAITAHLNLSPHTLDDDRSARDWLDIIGFSPQKVTPGVRAQLELHHREQNRLPAYRGITRPAMVIGFADDRTLPPKLAREVADAIPGAEYAEVAKAGHFGYLEQPAEVNRLLVEFLSRHR; encoded by the coding sequence GTGACGGTCGCCAGGGTCAACGGCATCGATCTCTCCTACGAGGTGGCCGGGGATGGGCCACTCGTGGTGATGGTGATGGGCACCGGAAGTCCGGGCCGGGTGTGGAAGGCGCACCAGGAACCGGCGCTGGTCAAGGCCGGCTTCCGGGTGGTGACCTTCGACAACCGGGGGATCGCCCCGTCGTCGGAGTGTGCGGACGGATTCACCCTCGACGACATGGTCGCCGACACCGCCGCGCTCATCGAGCACGTCGGTGGGGGACCGGCGCTGGTGGTGGGGACCTCGCTCGGTGCACGCATCACCCAGGAACTCGCGCTCGCACGGCCCGACGTGGTCGCCGCCGCCGTGATGATCGCCACCTATGGGCGCAACACGCCTCTGCAAGAAGCGATCTCCGCCGGAGAGCGGGCGCTCTACGACAACAAGATCACCCTGCCGCCGGAGTACGAGGCGGCCATCACGGCACATCTGAATCTGTCGCCGCACACCCTCGACGACGATCGGTCGGCCCGTGACTGGCTCGACATCATCGGCTTCTCGCCGCAGAAGGTGACGCCGGGAGTTCGGGCCCAGCTCGAACTCCATCATCGCGAGCAGAATCGGCTGCCCGCCTATCGGGGAATCACCCGACCGGCGATGGTGATCGGATTCGCCGACGATCGCACGTTGCCGCCGAAGCTCGCGCGTGAGGTCGCCGACGCCATTCCCGGCGCCGAGTACGCCGAGGTCGCCAAGGCCGGTCACTTCGGGTATCTCGAGCAACCGGCCGAGGTCAACCGGCTGCTCGTGGAGTTCTTGTCCCGCCACCGCTGA
- a CDS encoding fumarylacetoacetate hydrolase family protein, whose product MRLGRIASPDGVAFVSIEGTDDDAVTKEIAEHPFGTPTFTGRSWKLADVRLLAPILASKVICIGKNYADHVKEMGGEAPDNPVIFIKPSTSIIGPEVPIVRPPSSERVDFEGELAVVIGRPCKDVKASAAKDVILGYTVANDVTARDQQKADGQWTRAKGYDSFCPLGPWIDTTFDPSDVQLVTELDGEVRQRSRTSLMLHDIGAIIEWISTVMTLLPGDVILTGTPEGVGPMVAGQRVSVTVEGLGTLSNPVVDKQ is encoded by the coding sequence ATGCGCTTAGGTCGAATCGCGAGTCCGGACGGGGTGGCATTCGTCTCCATCGAGGGAACCGATGATGACGCGGTCACCAAGGAGATCGCCGAGCATCCGTTCGGCACACCCACCTTCACCGGCAGATCGTGGAAGCTTGCCGATGTGCGTCTGCTGGCCCCGATTCTGGCCAGCAAGGTCATCTGCATCGGGAAGAACTACGCCGACCATGTGAAGGAGATGGGTGGTGAGGCGCCGGACAACCCGGTGATCTTCATCAAGCCGAGCACCTCGATCATCGGCCCCGAGGTCCCCATCGTCCGGCCGCCGTCCTCGGAGCGGGTGGACTTCGAAGGTGAGCTCGCGGTTGTCATCGGCCGTCCGTGCAAGGACGTGAAGGCTTCGGCCGCCAAGGATGTGATCCTCGGGTACACGGTGGCCAACGACGTCACCGCGCGTGATCAGCAGAAGGCCGACGGCCAGTGGACCCGGGCCAAGGGGTACGACTCGTTCTGCCCGCTGGGTCCGTGGATCGACACCACCTTCGACCCGTCCGACGTGCAACTCGTCACCGAACTCGACGGTGAGGTTCGCCAGCGCAGCCGAACATCGTTGATGCTGCACGACATCGGGGCCATCATCGAGTGGATCTCGACCGTGATGACCTTGCTGCCTGGTGATGTCATCCTGACCGGAACCCCGGAAGGGGTGGGCCCGATGGTTGCCGGACAACGGGTTTCGGTCACCGTGGAAGGGCTGGGCACCTTGTCGAATCCGGTGGTGGACAAGCAGTGA
- a CDS encoding MFS transporter, giving the protein MTTIEAVSVRRRWSMLACSLLAALTTTCVVSGIAYLIPALHTQAGLTLTEASTLAAIPTVGLMVAIIGWGILLDRYGERRILMISLSISLAGAVAAAAAAYANASYVVLGACLLVGGIGSGAANGASGRIVVGWFPADQRGTAMGIRQMAQPLGIAVCALTMPATAAAHGIGPALTIPAIVTAAGLLAVIVGVVDPPRRAAAPRDTPVQKWNPYRQNSFLARVHAVSVLLVVPQSMLWTFVPTWLIVTHHWAPTTAGVLITVSQVVGALGRIAAGRWSDAWASRMRPVRLIAVGAAVAMAALSVTDWLGSSWAPAVMVVATVISVADNGLAFTAIAEFAGPDWSGRGLAVQNTGQYLATAATTPIFGALIAAVGFPLAFAITALTPVLAAPLVPDDPPVREEPVT; this is encoded by the coding sequence ATGACCACGATCGAGGCGGTATCGGTTCGACGACGATGGAGCATGCTGGCCTGCTCGCTCCTCGCCGCCCTCACCACGACATGCGTGGTCAGCGGAATCGCGTACCTCATCCCGGCCTTGCACACCCAGGCCGGCCTGACGCTGACCGAGGCGTCGACGCTGGCGGCGATCCCGACCGTCGGACTGATGGTGGCGATCATCGGCTGGGGAATCCTGCTCGACCGATACGGCGAGCGGCGCATCCTGATGATCTCGCTGTCGATCAGTTTGGCCGGGGCGGTGGCGGCTGCCGCCGCGGCGTACGCGAATGCCTCCTACGTCGTACTCGGCGCCTGCCTGCTCGTCGGCGGTATCGGTTCGGGGGCGGCCAACGGTGCGAGCGGCCGGATCGTCGTCGGCTGGTTCCCGGCCGATCAGCGCGGTACGGCGATGGGTATCCGGCAGATGGCGCAGCCCCTGGGTATCGCGGTGTGCGCACTCACCATGCCGGCCACCGCCGCCGCGCACGGAATCGGTCCGGCCCTGACCATCCCGGCGATCGTGACCGCTGCCGGATTGCTCGCCGTGATCGTCGGCGTCGTGGATCCGCCCCGGCGGGCCGCCGCACCTCGCGATACTCCGGTGCAGAAGTGGAATCCGTACCGGCAGAACAGTTTTCTGGCCCGAGTGCATGCCGTCAGCGTGCTGCTGGTGGTGCCGCAGTCGATGTTGTGGACCTTTGTCCCCACCTGGCTGATCGTCACACACCACTGGGCACCCACGACGGCGGGCGTGCTGATCACGGTGAGCCAGGTCGTCGGGGCGCTCGGTCGCATCGCCGCCGGACGGTGGTCGGACGCCTGGGCGTCGCGGATGCGACCGGTCCGGCTGATCGCGGTCGGCGCGGCCGTCGCGATGGCGGCCCTGTCCGTCACCGACTGGCTGGGCAGTTCATGGGCACCGGCCGTCATGGTGGTGGCCACGGTGATCTCGGTCGCCGACAACGGACTCGCGTTCACCGCCATCGCGGAGTTCGCGGGCCCGGACTGGAGTGGGCGCGGCCTCGCCGTGCAGAACACCGGTCAGTATCTCGCCACCGCGGCCACAACGCCCATCTTCGGCGCACTCATTGCCGCCGTGGGCTTTCCGCTCGCTTTCGCGATCACGGCGCTGACTCCCGTCCTGGCCGCACCGCTCGTCCCCGACGACCCGCCGGTACGCGAGGAACCGGTGACCTGA
- a CDS encoding GntR family transcriptional regulator encodes MLIRIDPSDRTPIFEQIAAAVRGVIMRGEVEPGDRLPAARDLAVSLDVNVHTVLRAYQQLRDDGIVELRRGRGAVVSPRADSRAELDDAIDRVVETAKRLGMTAADLSAEIMRRY; translated from the coding sequence GTGTTGATCCGGATCGACCCCTCCGATCGGACGCCGATCTTCGAACAGATCGCGGCGGCCGTCCGTGGCGTGATCATGCGCGGAGAGGTCGAACCGGGCGACCGGCTGCCGGCGGCACGGGATCTCGCCGTCTCGCTGGATGTGAACGTGCACACGGTGTTACGGGCCTATCAGCAGCTTCGCGACGACGGCATCGTCGAATTGCGGCGCGGCCGTGGGGCAGTGGTGTCACCGCGGGCCGATTCGCGTGCCGAACTCGACGATGCGATCGACCGTGTCGTCGAGACGGCCAAACGTCTGGGAATGACGGCGGCAGACCTGTCCGCCGAGATCATGAGGAGGTATTGA
- a CDS encoding 3-isopropylmalate dehydrogenase, whose translation MKLAVIAGDGIGPEVIGEALEVLKTVVPEVDTTEFDLGARRYHRNGELLTDADLDSLREHDAILLGAIGDPSVPSGVLERGLLLTMRFALDHHVNLRPSRRLPGVPTPLAGDPDIDFVVVREGTEGPYTGNGGAIRVGTPQEVATEVSVNTRFGVERVVRNAFERAAKRRKHLTLVHKTNVLTFAGSLWARAVEEIGTEFPDVTTAYCHVDAATIYLVTDPGRFDVIVTDNLFGDIITDIAAAVSGGIGLAASGNIDATGTNPSMFEPVHGSAPDIAGQGKADPTAAILSVALLLDHLGESDAARRVEQAVADDLAERGGSTLSTAEVGKRIRERLA comes from the coding sequence ATGAAGCTGGCCGTCATCGCCGGAGACGGCATCGGGCCCGAGGTCATCGGCGAGGCTCTCGAGGTGCTCAAGACCGTTGTCCCCGAGGTGGATACCACCGAGTTCGACCTCGGTGCACGCCGGTATCACCGCAACGGTGAGCTGCTGACCGACGCCGACCTCGACTCGCTGCGCGAACACGACGCGATTCTGCTGGGCGCCATCGGCGATCCGTCGGTGCCCTCGGGCGTGCTCGAGCGCGGTCTGCTGCTGACCATGCGGTTCGCGCTGGACCACCACGTCAACCTGCGTCCGTCGCGACGACTGCCGGGTGTCCCCACGCCGCTCGCCGGTGACCCCGACATCGATTTCGTCGTGGTCCGCGAAGGTACCGAGGGGCCTTACACCGGGAACGGCGGCGCCATCCGCGTGGGCACTCCCCAGGAGGTCGCCACCGAGGTCAGCGTCAACACCCGCTTCGGTGTCGAACGTGTGGTGCGCAACGCCTTCGAGCGTGCCGCCAAGCGTCGTAAGCACCTGACCCTGGTGCACAAGACGAACGTGCTGACCTTCGCCGGTTCACTGTGGGCGCGGGCCGTCGAGGAGATCGGAACCGAGTTCCCCGATGTCACCACTGCCTACTGCCACGTCGACGCCGCCACGATCTACCTGGTGACCGACCCCGGTCGCTTCGATGTGATCGTCACCGACAACCTCTTCGGCGACATCATCACCGACATCGCAGCCGCGGTCAGCGGCGGTATCGGTCTGGCTGCGTCGGGCAACATCGACGCCACCGGGACCAACCCGTCGATGTTCGAGCCGGTGCACGGCAGTGCCCCCGACATCGCCGGACAGGGAAAAGCCGATCCCACTGCCGCGATCCTGTCGGTGGCTCTGCTGCTCGACCACCTCGGTGAGTCCGACGCCGCCCGTCGGGTCGAGCAGGCCGTCGCCGACGACCTTGCCGAGCGCGGCGGATCGACGTTGAGTACCGCCGAGGTCGGCAAGCGCATTCGCGAACGTCTCGCCTGA